CTTGAATTTTATTGAATTGGCAGTTAAATCTCTGATGTATTATTAATTTAAATCCTTTAATTCATGACTCAGCATTCAAGTTTTAAGCGTTCCGGTTCGGGTATTGGCAGTAAGCGCAGTGTGCTTAAGCGCCTAGAAAGAGTAGATTTATTGCGAAAAAGAGGGCAGTGGAATGAAGAGAGACGATTATTTGGCCTGCCGAAAACCAAACCCGAGGAATAGCTATTTTGCCGATGATTTTTTCATGGTTTGTCCTCGAAAACTATATAATTTT
This Puniceicoccales bacterium DNA region includes the following protein-coding sequences:
- a CDS encoding small basic protein encodes the protein MTQHSSFKRSGSGIGSKRSVLKRLERVDLLRKRGQWNEERRLFGLPKTKPEE